The Methylobacterium currus genome contains a region encoding:
- a CDS encoding MucR family transcriptional regulator: MDATANTHDQIVTLTADIISAYVSSNHLQSAELPKLISDVYGALNEMARGSKTPPEPAHPKATPSEIRRSITHDFLISFEDGKSYKTLRRHLTLRGLTPEAYRQKWGLPHDYPMTSASYSEQRSELARSLGLGQQRRRSVRNEEGDDAVEAVGTPAPDTTPAPDATLEATEAPETPGEGKPRRGRRGP; encoded by the coding sequence ATGGATGCAACCGCTAACACTCACGACCAGATTGTCACTCTGACGGCTGATATTATCTCTGCCTACGTCAGCAGCAATCACCTGCAGAGCGCCGAGTTGCCGAAGCTGATATCGGATGTCTATGGTGCGCTGAACGAGATGGCGCGGGGCAGCAAAACTCCCCCCGAGCCGGCCCACCCCAAGGCGACGCCGAGCGAGATCCGCCGTTCGATCACCCATGACTTCCTGATCAGCTTCGAGGACGGCAAGTCATATAAGACCCTGCGCCGCCATCTCACCTTGCGGGGTCTAACACCTGAAGCCTACCGGCAGAAATGGGGCCTGCCCCACGACTACCCGATGACCTCGGCGAGCTATTCGGAGCAGCGCTCCGAGCTGGCCCGCTCGCTCGGCCTCGGCCAGCAGCGGCGCCGCTCGGTGCGGAACGAGGAGGGAGACGACGCCGTCGAGGCGGTCGGGACGCCCGCCCCCGACACGACGCCCGCCCCCGACGCGACGCTCGAAGCGACCGAAGCACCCGAGACCCCGGGCGAGGGCAAACCCCGCCGCGGCCGTCGCGGCCCGTGA
- a CDS encoding NAD(P)/FAD-dependent oxidoreductase — MRDGTIVVAGASLAGLRGAEALRTNGFSGRLILVGDEPHRPYDRPPLSKHVLTGEIPPGATTLPGVGTLRAEWRLGTPAAGLDRAGRALLLADGGRVPFDRLLIATGARARAWPAPEEARLSGVHTLRSRDDAAALAAGLAARPRRVLILGAGFIGCEVASSIRSLGLPVTVVDPAPAPLAQALGRVIGGFVAGRMVAAGVDLRLGMRVTRLEGDRAVRRARLEDGGTVEADLVVVALGAVRNTGWLAGAGLDADEGGLSCDGACRALDGEGHPVPDIFAAGDVARFPHPLLGNRPVALEHWGNAVAQAAHAARAMLDGPDSVGPYAEVPAFWSNQFGLTIKSLGLTEGADAVAIVQGSPRAGRFLAAYGRAGRTVAAVSVNAGRWLPAYEGPIRDGAPFPPITGGADQPRPESVPPGLPAPKVA, encoded by the coding sequence GTGAGGGACGGGACCATCGTGGTCGCCGGCGCCTCGCTGGCGGGTCTGCGCGGGGCGGAGGCCCTGCGGACGAACGGATTTTCCGGCCGCCTGATCCTCGTCGGCGACGAGCCCCATCGTCCCTACGACCGCCCTCCCCTGTCCAAGCACGTCCTCACCGGCGAGATCCCGCCCGGCGCCACGACCCTGCCGGGCGTCGGCACCCTTCGGGCCGAGTGGCGCCTCGGCACCCCGGCCGCCGGCCTCGACCGGGCCGGCCGGGCGCTCCTCCTGGCGGATGGCGGGCGCGTCCCCTTCGACCGTCTGCTGATCGCCACCGGGGCCCGCGCCCGGGCCTGGCCGGCCCCCGAGGAGGCGCGCTTGTCGGGCGTCCACACGCTGCGGAGCCGGGACGACGCGGCGGCCCTGGCGGCGGGCCTCGCGGCGCGGCCGCGGCGGGTGCTGATCCTGGGGGCCGGCTTCATCGGCTGCGAAGTCGCCTCCAGCATCCGCTCCCTCGGGCTGCCGGTCACGGTCGTCGATCCGGCGCCGGCGCCCCTCGCCCAGGCGCTCGGCCGCGTCATCGGCGGCTTCGTCGCCGGGCGGATGGTGGCCGCGGGGGTCGATCTCCGTCTGGGCATGCGGGTGACGCGCCTGGAGGGCGACCGCGCGGTCCGACGCGCCCGGCTCGAGGATGGCGGGACGGTCGAGGCCGACCTCGTCGTGGTGGCGTTGGGGGCTGTGCGCAACACCGGCTGGCTCGCCGGCGCCGGCCTCGATGCCGACGAGGGCGGCCTGTCCTGCGACGGCGCCTGCCGCGCCCTCGACGGGGAGGGCCATCCCGTCCCGGACATCTTCGCTGCCGGCGACGTGGCGCGGTTCCCCCACCCGCTCCTTGGCAACCGTCCGGTCGCCCTGGAGCATTGGGGCAACGCGGTCGCGCAGGCCGCGCACGCCGCCCGGGCGATGCTGGACGGGCCGGATTCCGTCGGGCCCTACGCCGAGGTGCCGGCCTTCTGGTCGAACCAGTTCGGGCTCACCATCAAGTCGCTGGGCCTCACCGAGGGGGCCGACGCGGTGGCGATCGTGCAGGGCAGCCCGCGGGCCGGCCGGTTCCTCGCGGCCTATGGCCGGGCCGGGCGGACGGTCGCGGCGGTCTCGGTCAATGCCGGGCGCTGGCTGCCGGCTTACGAGGGCCCGATCCGGGACGGCGCACCCTTTCCGCCGATCACCGGCGGGGCCGACCAGCCGAGGCCGGAGTCGGTGCCGCCGGGCCTGCCGGCCCCGAAGGTCGCCTGA
- a CDS encoding PAS domain-containing protein: MFAFARHSSKAAKLDAIERSQATATFGLDGTLIEANENFLRLMGYRLDEVRGRHHRLFVDPAEAADPAYEAFWASLRRGEFESAEYRRLAKGGREVWIRASYNPVLDAAGRPVRIVKFALDVTAEKQAAIDAAGQIAAIDRSQAVIHFAPDGTILEANPHFLTAMGYRADEVRGRHHRLFVTDEQAAAPDYRAFWDRLARGKYQAGEFKRRGKDGAEVWIQATYNPILDATGRTLKIVKYATDITAAKQHAADTAGKIEAALRSQAVIEFDMDGLVLDANGHFLKAMGYALDEIVGRHHRLFVAPDYAASRSYGEFWESLRAGRYASAVYQRLGKGGREVWIQATYTPVLDLDGIPCKVIKFATDVTHSMSVRARATAAAEKTLTRVQAVAEASAEMHRTSASIAARMGQSRQAVDEIQNRMGEAGAATVRLDAAAQAMNGVVEAITVIAEQINLLALNATIEAARAGAAGRGFAVVAAEVKILAGQAHAATGRISGEIGAMQTVSREVAEALGSIRGAVDAVQGFIAETAAASEHQRTITGEVSANVQTTAAGVAEIAGSLDEWLRGIEERRLEERVRTSIPARITLPDGSGPAEAMPCLVLNLSASGAKLSLERPVRLPDRVVLQVEGSAPRPCEVVRQHGGEIGLRFAA, encoded by the coding sequence ATGTTCGCCTTCGCGCGCCACTCCAGCAAAGCCGCCAAGCTCGACGCCATCGAGCGCTCGCAGGCCACCGCGACGTTCGGACTCGACGGGACGCTGATCGAGGCGAACGAGAATTTTCTCCGCCTGATGGGCTACCGCCTCGACGAGGTGCGCGGGCGCCATCACCGCCTGTTCGTCGATCCCGCCGAGGCGGCGGATCCGGCCTACGAGGCGTTCTGGGCCTCCCTGCGCCGGGGGGAGTTCGAAAGCGCCGAGTACCGACGCCTGGCCAAGGGCGGGCGCGAGGTCTGGATCCGCGCCAGCTACAACCCCGTGCTCGATGCGGCCGGCCGGCCGGTCCGGATCGTCAAGTTCGCCCTCGACGTCACCGCCGAGAAGCAGGCGGCGATCGACGCCGCCGGGCAGATCGCCGCCATCGACCGCTCGCAGGCCGTGATCCACTTCGCCCCCGACGGCACGATCCTCGAGGCCAACCCGCACTTCCTCACGGCGATGGGCTACCGCGCCGACGAGGTGCGCGGGCGTCACCACCGCCTGTTCGTCACCGACGAGCAGGCTGCCGCGCCGGACTACCGTGCCTTCTGGGACCGGCTCGCCCGCGGCAAGTACCAGGCCGGCGAGTTCAAGCGCCGGGGCAAGGACGGGGCCGAGGTCTGGATCCAGGCGACCTACAACCCGATCCTCGACGCGACCGGGCGCACGCTCAAGATCGTCAAGTACGCCACCGACATCACCGCCGCCAAGCAGCACGCCGCCGACACCGCCGGCAAGATCGAGGCGGCCCTGCGTTCCCAGGCGGTGATCGAGTTCGACATGGACGGCCTCGTCCTCGATGCCAACGGCCATTTCCTGAAGGCGATGGGCTATGCCCTCGACGAGATCGTCGGCCGGCACCACCGCCTGTTCGTCGCCCCCGACTACGCCGCGAGCCGCAGCTACGGCGAGTTCTGGGAGTCCTTGCGCGCCGGGCGCTACGCCTCCGCAGTCTACCAGCGCCTCGGCAAGGGCGGCCGCGAAGTGTGGATCCAGGCCACCTATACGCCCGTCCTCGACCTCGACGGGATTCCCTGCAAGGTCATCAAGTTCGCCACCGACGTCACCCACAGCATGAGCGTGCGGGCCCGCGCGACCGCGGCGGCCGAGAAGACCCTGACCCGGGTCCAGGCGGTGGCGGAGGCCTCCGCGGAGATGCACCGGACCTCCGCCTCGATCGCGGCCCGGATGGGCCAGTCGCGACAGGCGGTCGACGAGATCCAGAACCGCATGGGGGAGGCCGGCGCCGCCACCGTGCGGCTCGATGCGGCTGCCCAGGCGATGAACGGCGTGGTCGAGGCGATCACGGTGATCGCCGAGCAGATCAACCTCCTGGCGCTCAACGCGACGATCGAGGCGGCCCGGGCGGGAGCGGCGGGCCGCGGCTTCGCGGTCGTGGCCGCCGAGGTGAAGATCCTCGCCGGCCAGGCGCACGCCGCGACGGGCCGGATCTCCGGCGAAATCGGCGCCATGCAGACGGTGTCGCGGGAGGTCGCCGAGGCGCTCGGCTCGATCCGCGGCGCGGTCGACGCGGTCCAGGGCTTCATCGCCGAGACCGCGGCGGCGAGCGAGCACCAGCGCACCATCACCGGCGAGGTCAGCGCCAATGTGCAGACCACGGCCGCAGGGGTCGCCGAGATCGCCGGCAGCCTCGACGAGTGGCTGCGCGGCATCGAGGAGCGGCGGCTCGAGGAACGGGTGAGGACCTCGATTCCGGCCCGGATCACGCTGCCGGACGGATCCGGGCCGGCCGAGGCGATGCCCTGCCTCGTGCTCAACCTCTCCGCGTCCGGCGCCAAGCTCTCCCTCGAACGTCCGGTCCGGCTGCCGGACCGCGTCGTGCTGCAGGTCGAGGGCAGCGCCCCGCGGCCCTGCGAGGTGGTGCGCCAGCACGGCGGCGAGATCGGCCTGCGCTTCGCCGCCTGA
- a CDS encoding dihydroxyacetone kinase subunit DhaK — MAHFINDRAALVAEAVDGLVAGSGGRLARLDGDPAIRVVLRADWNADRVAVVSGGGSGHEPAHAGFVGRGLLTAAICGDVFASPSVDAVLAGILAVTGPAGCLVIIKNYAGDRLNFGLAAERARALGLPIETVTVADDVAIPGAAQPRGIAGTLLVHKVAGHAAEDGRSLAEVAAAARAAAAGVKSLGIAVSGCTMPGGVAESRLAPGQAELGLGIHGEPGIERIDLPPAADLAGLMTARLAEALPGDGPLALLVNDLGGTTALEMQVLTRAVLATALGSRVRLLLGPAAAMTALDMHGASLSLMPLDAATEAALTAATEVPAWPPAVPVVAPATRPLPDGLAQQRPVPSPSYDPAVARAITAICTALIGAEAALNALDARVGDGDTGTTFAAAARAVLADLDRLPQAEPAALCGALSDRLARVAGGSSGVLMSIFFAATGSGLADGLGWPGSLDRGAARLQAHGGARPGDRTLLDALVPALAALPEGGLAAAARAAEAGATATARMIRAGTGRSSYLAAGDLDGVEDPGAVAVARAFAALSG; from the coding sequence ATGGCCCACTTCATCAACGACCGTGCCGCCCTGGTGGCGGAGGCGGTGGACGGCCTCGTCGCGGGCAGCGGCGGGCGGCTCGCCCGCCTCGACGGCGATCCGGCGATCCGGGTCGTGCTGCGGGCCGACTGGAATGCGGACCGCGTCGCGGTCGTCTCGGGGGGCGGCTCGGGCCACGAGCCGGCCCATGCGGGCTTCGTCGGGCGCGGCCTCCTGACCGCGGCCATCTGCGGCGACGTCTTCGCCTCGCCCTCCGTCGACGCGGTGCTGGCGGGGATCCTGGCGGTGACCGGGCCGGCCGGCTGTCTCGTCATCATCAAGAACTATGCCGGCGACCGGCTGAATTTCGGCCTCGCCGCCGAGCGCGCCCGCGCGCTCGGCCTGCCTATCGAGACCGTCACGGTCGCCGACGACGTCGCGATTCCGGGCGCGGCGCAGCCCCGGGGCATCGCCGGCACCCTCCTGGTGCACAAGGTGGCGGGCCACGCGGCGGAAGACGGCCGATCCCTGGCCGAGGTCGCCGCGGCCGCGCGGGCCGCCGCCGCCGGGGTCAAGTCCCTCGGCATCGCGGTCTCGGGCTGCACGATGCCGGGCGGGGTCGCGGAGTCGCGCCTCGCGCCGGGCCAGGCGGAGCTCGGCCTCGGCATCCACGGCGAGCCCGGCATCGAGCGCATCGATCTGCCGCCGGCCGCCGACCTCGCCGGCCTGATGACGGCGCGCCTCGCCGAGGCGCTCCCGGGCGACGGGCCGCTCGCCCTCCTCGTCAACGATCTCGGCGGCACCACGGCGCTCGAGATGCAGGTGCTGACCCGCGCGGTGCTGGCGACGGCGCTCGGCAGCCGGGTGCGCCTGCTCCTCGGGCCCGCCGCCGCGATGACGGCCCTCGACATGCATGGCGCCTCGCTCTCGCTGATGCCGCTCGACGCCGCGACGGAGGCCGCGCTCACCGCCGCGACCGAGGTGCCGGCCTGGCCGCCCGCGGTGCCGGTCGTGGCCCCGGCGACGCGCCCCCTGCCGGACGGTCTCGCGCAGCAGCGCCCGGTCCCCTCCCCGTCGTACGATCCCGCCGTGGCGCGGGCGATCACCGCGATCTGCACGGCCCTGATCGGGGCGGAAGCGGCGCTGAACGCCCTCGACGCGCGGGTCGGGGACGGCGACACCGGCACCACCTTCGCGGCGGCGGCCCGTGCCGTGCTCGCCGATCTCGACCGGCTGCCGCAGGCCGAGCCCGCCGCCCTGTGCGGCGCGCTCTCCGACCGCCTCGCCCGGGTGGCCGGCGGTTCGAGCGGGGTGCTGATGTCGATCTTCTTTGCGGCCACCGGATCCGGCCTCGCGGACGGGTTGGGCTGGCCCGGATCCCTCGATCGCGGCGCGGCGCGTCTCCAGGCCCATGGCGGCGCGCGCCCCGGCGACCGCACCCTGCTCGACGCCCTGGTGCCGGCCCTCGCGGCCCTGCCCGAAGGTGGTCTCGCTGCGGCGGCGCGGGCGGCGGAAGCGGGGGCTACCGCCACCGCCCGGATGATCCGGGCCGGGACCGGTCGGTCGAGCTATCTCGCCGCCGGAGACCTCGACGGTGTGGAGGATCCGGGCGCCGTCGCGGTGGCACGGGCTTTCGCGGCGCTGAGCGGCTGA
- a CDS encoding apoptosis inducing factor family protein codes for MAETGSGTNTAEEKPDFARGIPSGDLPEGAMIEGTLGEDKVLLLRRDGRVRAIGARCTHLGAPLAKGIVVEGEVRCPWHHARFSLETGEAVGAPAFDPLPCYRVEERDGRVTVTGRRAAAPRSSDEASATTAPGRVVVIGGGAGGHACAEWLARAGHGGAVTLVSDDPDPPYDRTFCSKQYLSGKAKREATLLAPEGFYGGDGPRLLRDRVVSLDLGAEEIVTAGGERLPYDALVIATGAAPQRPDLPGFDRPTVHTLRSLSDADALIAAAESARSVAVVGASFIGLEVAAAMVARERTVTVVAPDAVPLKKVLGEAVGRFVQGLHEAKGVTFRLGRQVTGFDGTALTLDDGGRIEADLVVLGTGVAPRTDLAEAAGLALAGKDEGGGIAVDGSLRASAPGIYAIGDVASYPDPRSGRRLRVEHWVHAQRQGQHVARALLAGATLGGTAPFAETPFFWSGHYGTSLRYVGHAASAEDARIEGEVSRGDFAVTYREDGRDAALATCKRDKPSLEVEAAWDREARAAAG; via the coding sequence ATGGCCGAGACGGGTTCCGGGACGAACACTGCCGAGGAGAAGCCGGATTTCGCCCGCGGGATCCCGTCGGGCGATTTGCCCGAGGGCGCGATGATCGAGGGCACCCTCGGTGAGGACAAGGTGCTGCTCCTGCGTCGCGACGGCCGGGTCCGGGCGATCGGCGCCCGCTGCACCCATCTCGGCGCACCGCTCGCCAAGGGCATCGTGGTGGAGGGGGAGGTGCGCTGCCCCTGGCACCATGCCCGCTTCAGCCTGGAGACCGGCGAGGCGGTCGGTGCCCCGGCCTTCGATCCGCTGCCGTGCTACCGCGTCGAGGAGCGCGACGGCCGCGTCACCGTGACCGGTCGGCGCGCGGCGGCGCCCCGATCGTCCGACGAGGCCTCCGCGACGACGGCGCCCGGCAGGGTGGTCGTCATCGGCGGCGGGGCCGGCGGGCATGCCTGCGCCGAGTGGCTGGCCCGGGCCGGCCATGGCGGCGCCGTCACCCTGGTGAGCGACGATCCCGATCCGCCCTACGACCGCACCTTCTGCTCGAAGCAGTACCTCTCCGGCAAGGCGAAGCGCGAGGCGACGCTGCTGGCCCCCGAGGGCTTCTACGGCGGAGACGGGCCCCGTCTCCTGCGCGACCGGGTGGTCTCGCTCGATCTCGGCGCCGAGGAGATCGTGACCGCCGGCGGCGAGCGGCTGCCCTACGACGCCCTGGTGATCGCGACGGGCGCCGCGCCCCAGCGGCCGGACCTGCCGGGCTTCGATCGCCCCACCGTCCATACCCTGCGCAGCCTGTCCGACGCCGATGCGCTGATCGCGGCGGCGGAGAGCGCCCGCAGCGTCGCGGTGGTGGGCGCGAGCTTCATCGGCCTCGAAGTCGCCGCCGCGATGGTGGCCCGCGAGAGGACCGTCACGGTGGTGGCGCCGGATGCGGTGCCGCTCAAGAAGGTCCTCGGAGAGGCGGTCGGCCGCTTCGTCCAGGGCCTGCACGAGGCGAAGGGCGTGACCTTCCGCCTCGGCCGCCAGGTGACGGGCTTCGACGGGACGGCCCTGACCCTCGATGACGGCGGCCGGATCGAGGCCGATCTCGTGGTGCTCGGCACCGGCGTCGCGCCCCGGACCGACTTGGCGGAGGCCGCCGGCCTGGCGCTCGCGGGCAAGGACGAGGGCGGCGGCATCGCGGTCGATGGAAGCTTGCGCGCCTCCGCCCCCGGGATCTACGCGATCGGCGACGTCGCGTCCTATCCGGATCCGCGCAGCGGGCGGCGCCTGCGGGTCGAGCATTGGGTCCACGCCCAGCGCCAGGGCCAGCACGTCGCCCGCGCGCTCTTGGCAGGGGCGACTTTGGGCGGGACGGCGCCCTTTGCCGAGACCCCGTTCTTCTGGAGCGGCCATTACGGCACCAGCCTGCGCTATGTCGGCCATGCCGCGTCGGCGGAGGATGCCCGCATCGAGGGCGAGGTGAGCCGGGGCGACTTCGCGGTCACGTACCGGGAGGACGGGCGCGACGCCGCGCTCGCCACCTGCAAGCGGGACAAGCCGTCGCTCGAGGTCGAGGCCGCGTGGGACCGCGAGGCCCGGGCGGCTGCGGGCTGA
- a CDS encoding ferredoxin: protein MRVVVDLNRCQAYAQCCYAAPDRFVLRGDEILVYDPAPPASDRAAVDRAVQACPVRAIRVEHEDAPAERPA from the coding sequence ATGCGCGTCGTCGTCGATCTGAACCGCTGCCAAGCCTATGCCCAGTGCTGTTACGCCGCGCCGGACCGCTTCGTGCTGCGGGGCGACGAGATCCTGGTCTACGACCCGGCGCCGCCCGCTTCGGACCGCGCGGCGGTCGACCGGGCGGTGCAGGCCTGCCCGGTCCGGGCCATCCGGGTCGAGCACGAGGATGCGCCGGCGGAGCGCCCGGCGTGA
- a CDS encoding PAS domain-containing hybrid sensor histidine kinase/response regulator — protein sequence MSDTLPFLAGGGRAAAMIRARDWAGHPLGPPETWPESLRTALSLVLNSPESMILAWGPDLHFFFNETYFPLLGPRLDWAMGERFDRVWADGWEQAKPIIDDALAGRSRRFVDLPWKLGTDRGEAETWWTFSYSRVLDGEGGIAGLFILTNETTAQVIATRRLRESEAIARENIERVQLALSAGAIIGTWFWDLPNDRFTVDEAFARSFGLDPALGREGLSLEQVIETVHPDDRASLIAAIDAVVIRGGAYAHQYRTRRADGQYYWLEANGRVDHAPDGTPLSFPGVLIDVNERRAVEAERDRATTMLRALTETLEQQVAERTAELMRAEEALRQSQKMEAVGQLTGGLAHDFNNLLAGISGSLELMQTRIGQGRLKDVDRYMAAAQGAAKRAAALTHRLLAFSRRQTLDPRPTDVSHLVAGMEELIRRTVGPAIEIAVTGAPDLWTVLVDPPQLENALLNLCLNARDAMPEGGRIAIDTTNLRLDAAAARGHEIPPGDYLSLCVTDTGTGMSPDVIARVFEPFFTTKPIGQGTGLGLSMIYGFAQQSGGQVRIASEVGRGTSVCIVLPRHHGASETEAAPATLAEAPRAEQGETVLVVDDEPTVRMLVTEVLEDLGYTAIEAADGAAGLKVLQSDVRIDLVVTDVGLPGGMNGRQMADAGRARRPGLKVLFITGYAEHAALGIGQFEPGMQVLTKPFVVEALALRIREMLALT from the coding sequence ATGAGTGACACCCTTCCGTTCCTGGCCGGCGGCGGCCGCGCGGCCGCGATGATCCGCGCGCGCGACTGGGCCGGCCACCCGCTCGGGCCCCCGGAGACCTGGCCGGAGTCCCTGCGCACGGCACTCAGCCTGGTGCTGAACTCGCCCGAGAGCATGATCCTGGCCTGGGGGCCGGACCTGCATTTCTTCTTCAACGAGACCTATTTCCCGCTGCTCGGCCCCCGCCTCGACTGGGCGATGGGCGAGCGCTTCGACAGGGTCTGGGCCGATGGCTGGGAGCAGGCCAAGCCCATCATCGACGACGCGCTGGCGGGCCGCAGCCGGCGCTTCGTCGACCTGCCGTGGAAGCTCGGCACCGATCGGGGCGAGGCCGAGACCTGGTGGACCTTCTCCTACTCGCGGGTCCTCGACGGCGAGGGGGGCATCGCCGGCCTGTTCATCCTCACCAACGAGACCACCGCCCAGGTGATCGCGACGCGGCGTCTGCGGGAGAGCGAGGCGATCGCCCGCGAGAACATCGAGCGGGTGCAGCTCGCCCTCTCGGCGGGCGCGATCATCGGCACCTGGTTCTGGGACCTGCCGAACGACCGCTTCACCGTCGACGAAGCCTTCGCCCGCAGCTTCGGCCTCGATCCGGCCCTCGGCCGCGAGGGGTTGAGCCTGGAGCAGGTGATCGAGACGGTGCATCCCGACGACCGGGCCAGCCTGATCGCGGCGATCGACGCGGTGGTGATCCGCGGCGGCGCCTATGCCCACCAGTACCGCACCCGGCGCGCCGACGGCCAGTATTACTGGCTCGAGGCGAACGGGCGGGTCGACCACGCGCCCGACGGCACGCCGCTGAGCTTCCCGGGCGTCCTCATCGACGTGAACGAGCGCCGCGCCGTCGAGGCGGAGCGCGACCGCGCCACCACGATGCTGCGGGCGCTGACCGAGACCCTGGAGCAGCAGGTGGCCGAGCGCACCGCCGAGCTGATGCGGGCCGAGGAGGCCCTGCGCCAGTCGCAGAAGATGGAGGCGGTGGGCCAGCTCACCGGAGGGCTGGCCCACGACTTCAACAACCTGCTCGCCGGCATCTCGGGCTCGCTGGAGCTGATGCAGACCCGCATCGGCCAGGGCCGGCTCAAGGATGTCGACCGCTACATGGCGGCGGCGCAGGGCGCCGCGAAGCGCGCCGCCGCGCTCACCCACCGGCTGCTCGCCTTCTCCCGCCGCCAGACGCTCGATCCGCGGCCCACCGACGTCAGCCACCTGGTGGCCGGGATGGAGGAGCTGATCCGGCGCACCGTCGGGCCGGCGATCGAGATCGCGGTCACCGGCGCCCCCGATCTCTGGACCGTCCTCGTCGACCCGCCGCAGCTCGAGAACGCGCTCCTCAACCTCTGCCTCAACGCCCGCGACGCGATGCCGGAGGGCGGGCGCATCGCCATCGACACGACGAACCTGCGCCTCGACGCGGCGGCGGCGCGCGGGCACGAGATTCCGCCCGGCGACTACCTGTCGCTCTGCGTGACCGATACCGGCACCGGCATGAGCCCCGACGTGATCGCCCGGGTGTTCGAGCCGTTCTTCACCACGAAGCCGATCGGCCAGGGCACGGGCCTCGGCCTCTCGATGATCTACGGCTTCGCCCAGCAATCGGGCGGGCAGGTGCGGATCGCCTCGGAGGTCGGACGCGGCACAAGCGTGTGCATCGTCCTGCCGCGCCACCACGGCGCCAGCGAGACGGAGGCCGCGCCCGCGACCCTGGCCGAGGCGCCCCGGGCGGAACAGGGCGAGACCGTGCTCGTGGTCGACGACGAGCCGACCGTGCGCATGCTGGTGACCGAGGTGCTGGAGGATCTCGGCTACACGGCGATCGAGGCGGCCGACGGCGCGGCCGGCCTCAAGGTGCTGCAATCGGACGTCCGCATCGACCTCGTCGTCACCGATGTCGGCCTGCCCGGCGGCATGAACGGCCGCCAGATGGCGGATGCCGGCCGCGCGCGGCGGCCGGGCCTGAAGGTGCTGTTCATCACCGGCTACGCCGAGCATGCGGCGCTCGGCATCGGGCAGTTCGAGCCCGGCATGCAGGTGCTGACCAAGCCCTTCGTGGTCGAGGCCTTGGCCTTGCGCATCCGCGAGATGCTTGCCCTAACGTAA
- a CDS encoding cytochrome P450, whose protein sequence is MTDAPDGTLFTQIRDPANRADPYPLYARLRAQPVARQDDGSDDGTWVASGYAAIRALLHDPRVSSEDLPPAEHPPTGNPVKDWIVNPLKDWITDRHRPFIFRDPPDHGALRRQVMSQLTIARVRGMKRRTEALVAQCLDRCAGCRRFDLVDDLAYPLPVTVICELLGVPREDEPRFHAWATQLATALEPESRHDEALRARNTETFDAIASYMRDLIREKRRAPADDLLSGLATAKDPQVGRMSGPDLVATAILLLIAGHETTVNLITNGMLTLLRHPAELARLRADPERAPLVIEELLRYEPPVHFRTRLTRAPIPVAGTVIPAGVPLVLLFAAGNRDPARFPDPDRFDPDREDNQHFGFGGALHYCVGAPLARIEAEAALTALAARLSAPRLAEDPPPYRPGASLRGPKRLLLQIDGIG, encoded by the coding sequence ATGACCGACGCTCCCGACGGCACCCTGTTCACGCAGATCCGAGATCCGGCGAACCGCGCCGACCCCTACCCGCTCTACGCCCGCCTGCGGGCGCAACCGGTGGCGCGCCAGGACGACGGCAGCGACGACGGCACCTGGGTGGCGAGCGGCTACGCGGCGATCCGCGCGCTCCTTCACGACCCGCGGGTCAGCTCGGAGGACCTGCCGCCGGCAGAGCATCCGCCCACCGGCAACCCGGTCAAGGACTGGATCGTCAACCCGCTGAAGGACTGGATCACCGACCGCCACCGCCCCTTCATCTTCCGCGATCCGCCCGACCACGGCGCCTTGCGCCGCCAGGTGATGAGCCAGCTCACCATTGCACGGGTGCGCGGCATGAAGCGGCGGACGGAGGCCCTGGTGGCGCAGTGCCTGGACCGATGCGCCGGCTGCCGTCGCTTCGACCTCGTCGACGACCTCGCCTATCCGCTGCCCGTCACGGTGATCTGCGAGCTGCTCGGCGTGCCGCGGGAGGACGAGCCGCGCTTCCATGCCTGGGCGACCCAGCTCGCCACGGCCCTGGAGCCCGAGAGCCGCCACGACGAGGCCTTGCGCGCCCGCAACACCGAGACCTTCGACGCCATCGCGTCGTATATGCGCGACCTGATCCGCGAGAAGCGCCGGGCGCCCGCGGACGACCTGCTCTCGGGGCTCGCGACCGCGAAGGACCCGCAGGTCGGGCGGATGAGCGGCCCCGACCTCGTCGCCACCGCGATCCTGCTGCTGATCGCCGGGCACGAGACCACCGTGAACCTGATCACCAACGGGATGCTGACGCTGCTGCGCCATCCGGCCGAACTCGCGCGCCTGCGCGCCGATCCCGAGCGGGCGCCCCTGGTGATCGAGGAACTCCTGCGCTACGAGCCGCCGGTGCATTTCCGCACGCGGCTCACGCGGGCGCCGATCCCGGTCGCCGGCACGGTGATCCCCGCAGGCGTGCCCCTGGTGCTGCTGTTCGCCGCCGGCAACCGCGATCCGGCACGCTTCCCCGATCCCGACCGCTTCGACCCGGACCGGGAGGACAACCAGCATTTCGGCTTCGGCGGCGCCCTGCATTACTGCGTCGGCGCGCCGCTCGCCCGCATCGAGGCCGAGGCCGCCCTGACCGCGCTCGCCGCCCGGCTGAGCGCCCCCCGCCTCGCCGAGGACCCGCCGCCCTACCGGCCCGGCGCTTCCTTGCGCGGCCCGAAGCGCCTGCTGCTGCAGATCGACGGGATCGGGTGA